cagtggtgcgatcttagctcactgcaacctccatctcctgggttcaagtcattctcttgcctcagcctcctgagtagctgggactacaggcatgtaccaccacgcccagctaatttttttgtatttttagtagagacggggtttcaccatgttggccaggctgatcttgaactcctggcctcaagtgattcacccgcctgggcctcccaaagtgctgggattgtaggtgtgagccactgtgcccggcctaaaatatacctttctgagcctcaattttttcATCGGTGAGATGGGAATAATAATGCTCACCTCCACCCACACTCcaaaaacagcaataaaatgtaaaatcaggAGCATTGATATCGAATTAGGAGCAAGAAATGAAACCCTTCATCCCCACTGTGCCCTACCATCCCTGGTACCCAACTTCTCTCAGGGTCCCtgaatcacaaaaaaaaaaaaaaaaaaaaaaaaaaaaaaaaaaggcacaaagcTGGCAGGGGCTCCTGTCACAACCAGGGCTGCTGTGAGCAGAGAGCTTAAGGTGGGCTCTGGCCAGATGCTATACGTTCTTCTTCCCAACAACATTGGTACTATTGCCCCATttcaagatgaagaaactgagccctACAGAGGAAAGAGACTACAGCCCTTGTCACCCAGCTTGAAGTGGCGACATGAGAATTTCAGCTCTGGGACACTTGATTCCCAAGTGCCCACGTGAGGGGCTCGGGCCTCCCCGGGACGCAGAAGTGGTAGAACTCACAGCACAGGCCACAGGCCGGAAGGAGGTGAGCCTCTCAGAGGGGTAGGCCGTGTTGCCACCCCAGGCATCCCAGCTCGGGTATTCGCCCCGTTCCAGAACGTACTGCTGCCCTTGGAAGCCAGCATGCTCGAAGCCCACCCACCTGCAGACAGAGGGTAGAGCGTGCAGGAGGTAAGCGTCCCCCTCACCCTACATTCTAGACCAGCAAATGGGTCTAGAATGGTCACAATCACAACCATTCAGGGGTAATTGTGCCCCCAGGAAACACTTGacaatgcctggagacatttttggttgtcatgactAGGGGAGGGGCTTCTAAGGCCATCTAtcaggtagaggccagggatgctgctaaacatcccatAATACACAGGCCAGCCTCCACTGCAAAGGATGATCCAGCCAGAAACATCAGTAGTGCCGAAGTTGAGGGAACCGGCTCTAGACCTGACTTGCTGTGTGTCCCATAGGTAGGGAAACTGCTTCACACAGGTGCCCTGACAACCTTGCTCCTCTGTCAGTTTCCACAGAGGCCACAGAGTCAAAGCTGATCACAGACTGACCTCACCTTGGTGGAATTCCCTGTGATCCTGCCAGGGTGTCGGAGACGGGCAGTTTTGTGAGGAGCTACTGCAAGGCCATCTCTCATATTCTTCCCTCTCTTGTGGGAGGCTGCCATGAGGCAGTTCCTCATCTGCCTGTCTGGCCACTCTGAGACGTGGAGCTTTCCACCTCGCCACCCCACAGGTGACAATAGCAAGCTATCGTTGAAGCATGGAAGCAGTTCTTCAGCCACGGGGTTCCCACCATTCCTGCTGCCTGTCATTCGGCCCCCTTTGTTTTGGTGTCATCCCGTAGGACAAGGGACACAGGAAGCTGACACCGTGCGCACCTTGCCTTTGCTGTCTGTGTAAGTTATAAACTGTCTGAATCTATCCGAGCTCATTATCTGCTTACTGGCTGAGTCTGTCAGCCTGCTGGACATACCCCTAGAAAGCCTCTGTTCCCATCTGACCCCTCATTCCCCACCTGCACAAATCAGAAGCTAAAAGAGTATTTACTAAAGCATGAGATGTGTAAAAATCACCCAAGATGACCTCAGGTGGCACTCACAGGCATAGGATTAAGTGACTCCAAATCTCCTATCTACTTTCCAACCTTCTACAACCTTCTATCCAATATGGTAACTACTGGCCACATCTCCTAGCTACTTTCCAACCTTCTAGAACCTTCTATCCAATATGGTTGCTACTGGCCACATCTCTTTTCTGTCTACTTTCCAACCTTCCAGAAATTTTTTCCAATATGGCAGCTACTGGTCACATCTCCTTTCTATTTACTTTCCAGCCTTCTAGAACCTTCTATCCAATATGGTAGCTACTGGTCACACTCTTTCTATCTACTTTTCAACCTTCTAGAGCCTTCTATCCAATATGGTAGCTGCTGGCCATATCTCCTTTCTACTTGCTTTCCAACCTTCTAGAACTTTCTATCTAATATGGTAGTTACTGGCCACATGTAGCTaatttaatttaaacttaaataagattaaataaaacattcgGTTTTCTAGTCACGCTGGCTACCTTTCAAAATCCTCAATGGTCACATCTGGCCAGTGGCTCTGAAATGGGCGGTGCAGATGTAGAACATCTCCATCATTGCAGACAGGTCCACTGAATGGCACTGGTCTAGAAAGTCTTGGTGTGTTATTAGTGTGTCCTTAACACCTCTCTACATctcacaatctctctctctctcactcttttttttgtttcttaattttggttttttgttttgtttttgttttttacaaaaaatGATCGGGCCACATGCTTAGCAACAAGACTGTTTAGctaaaaattaatagcattaaaacattatattcatttttatagttaCTGTCTACTTTTGGTGAGTGATGTTGGCTTTCAATTTATGGCCAGGAGAGACATTTTTAGATCCAACCCTGGATTCTAAGGATCTTCTCCCGCAGAGCTGCCTCATCCAGTGGGCAGGGTCTGGGTAAATGACACCCTCCCACTGTTGGGCTGTGCACAACCTGCATAACCTTACATGGCAGTCCTGCACACTCCTCAGTGCTTCAGGAGGGCACACTAGGAAGAGAGGACCTAGAATAGCTAAAAGTCTTAGCACCCGTCTCTAGGTCCCTTCCTGTCCACCCTCTACCCCAACTCAGTATCCCCCTAGACTCACGCTCCACTCAGCACTTTCAAAGATCGCACAGTCTCGAAGCCAAGCTCCAGCACACTGGGGCACTCAGCCGTGAACTCGTGCCGCCGGCCCTGGAAGCCGTCCTCATCCCACACCACCATCtgtgccaggaaaaaaaaaaaaaaaaagaaggtggcgATCCGCATCAGAGTCTCATGGAGGGTGAGGGGTTGGGGGCTCCCCCCAGGATCTGGCAGGTAAAGCAGGGATTGCAAACTCAGATGCCTCCAGGAGCCAGGCAGGCAAGGACAGTAAGGATAGTGAGACACTAGAGAGCACAGGTGCCAGGTAGATGGGTGGCCTCTTCCCAGTGCCACCAATGGTTGCCAAGTGGGAATGCAAGCCAGACCTTCCAATTTCTCAATACAATTCCTAGATCTGGACTTTTATGTGGTTCTTCTAGGCTTTTAAAGGCTGATGATAAATCCAAAAGctttataaaacaaacacacacacagagagatggTCAAAGAAATCATGCCCAAAGATTGCAATCTCTGCCAAAGAGTATAACAGGTCAACTCTGGGAACCAGAAGACCCAAGTTCACATTTGACTTCCCTGTATGTGACATACAAGTCCCTTCTCGACTCTGAGTCTTGATTGTACCTCTGTGAAATAGGCATTTATAATACCCTCCTCCTAGGATTCTTGGGGACTTGAACCCTCCACACACCTCCTGGACACCCCCTCCCCATGCCTCTTCCTACCTTCCAGTGTCCCGCTGACTTGGTGCATTGCAGGGTCATCGTGGCCCCTTCCTACAGAAGAGAAGAACATCGTAATCGTCCACCCTGTCCCTCTGCTCTCCTCTTTATGTAGATGGCTGGCTTAGACCTGGTCAGGATCCACATGGGGAGTCCAGCAGTGACTAGGCTAGGGGCAATGCATGGCTTTGGCCTGTCCCTCTCCTGTCCTTTCCATCTGTTGTCACCAGTGCCATCTTCCATCCTATCCCCATCTCAAAACTCACCCTTGCTGGGTCTCATTGACTCTAAGCCCCACTCTGTATTCTCTTATCTGCTTGTTATGGGAACATTTCTGTGGCTGTTGGTGGGTGGGTACATCACCCCAGCAAGTGCTAAAATGAGAGTCCTTCCAAACACAATGCCTAGCTCAAAGAGGTAGCTCTAATGCTGGAAATTTAGGCCACAGGGCTACaggaataattttgtttttaaatgagggAAGCAGGTGCTGGTCTTGATGGTTGGGGCTCATCCTTGGTTAGGGTGAGGATGGCATTCAGGATGACACAGTGACATCCCTAGGACTGGGGACCTGGGCTCCTTGCCTCCCAGGATGCTCACTCAGAACTCTGATCCCAACCCTCCTCCAAACCTGGGACTTACCGAGATAGGCCCAGGGAACATGTCAGATCTGAGACCAGCCGAGGTCAGGCTCTTAtaggcagggagggaagaggggcccCTGGGAGACAAAGCCCCGACTCAGCAACTGGGCTGAAGAAACAAAAGCCAGCCCTGGCTGAAGAGCCAATGGCAAGCTGTCAGCAGCTCTGACTTTAGCAGGGAGGGAATGGACCAGATCACCACCCCCAGGGATCAGCCACGAAGAAGCACAGCGGTGGAATATTGGCCCTCATTAGCCCCACAAGGTTCCTGACTAGAACAGGAGAATGAACACTAGAGGAGGAGTCCAGAAGCATCCTTCCTAGCTATGTGAGCTTGAGCAAGTCATTTCCCCTCGATTTCTGCCTATAAAATGGGGCAGAAACAAACTATAtcacagagttgttgtgaggTTACATAGCATGCCTGGTACAGAGTAAACATTCAGGAAATGTctattcctttcctcttctcattCCCCTTTCTCTTCCAGTTGAAGCAATCAGGATAGGCTGCCTGTTGGAGGAGGCATTTGAACTAGACTCTGAAGGATGAAGATATGTACAGAGTTAGATGGAAGCAGAGGCATTCTAAGAAAAGTTCAGAGGTGGGAACTTGGGGCACATGTACAAGAAAGAGCTGGTAGCCCAGTTGGCCTGGAGCTCGGGGGACCTGAAgggaagtgaggcaggagaagaggtCTAGGCCAGGGCCTGCCAAGTCCACAAAGCCCGAAGATGAATCCAGATGGCTCTGTGGGCAGCATAAAGAAGCTGTTAGTTGCAAACATGCTTTGCAAACTGTAGCACACTTGCCAAATACCCAGGACTTGTACAATTTGCTGTGTGCCTCTTGTCCCTAAACCCTGCCCTCTGAATTGGCCTATGAGGGGCCTCTTACAGCATAGGAAAGGAGCATGACTGGAAACCAGATCATCTGAGATGAAATCCAGCCCTGCTTCTTTTACCATCTGGGTGACCTGGAGGATATCTGAGTCCTGCTCATGACCTGTAAAGTGGTAACACCAGTTTCCC
This window of the Rhinopithecus roxellana isolate Shanxi Qingling chromosome 13, ASM756505v1, whole genome shotgun sequence genome carries:
- the CRYBA4 gene encoding beta-crystallin A4 encodes the protein MFPGPISEGATMTLQCTKSAGHWKMVVWDEDGFQGRRHEFTAECPSVLELGFETVRSLKVLSGAWVGFEHAGFQGQQYVLERGEYPSWDAWGGNTAYPSERLTSFRPVACANHRDSRLTIFEQENFLGKKGELSDDYPSLQAMGWEGNEVGSFHVHSGAWVCSQFPGYRGFQYVLESDHHSGDYKHFREWGSHAQTFQVQSIRRIQQ